The DNA window AGGACGTCCCGGGAGTACGCCCGTGCCCGCGCCAGGTTCCGGCCCGAGGCGGCGGTCAGGCGCTCCGGGTCGCCCAGCATCGCGGCGACCGCGTCGGCCAGCGCCGCCGGGTCGCCCGGCGGTACGAGGTCCTCCGGCGCGAGCAGCTCCGGTATGCCGCCCACGCTGGTGCCCAGGGCCGGCAGCCCGCGGGCCATCGCCTCGATCAGCGCCCGGGGCAGGCCCTCGGTGCGCGACGGCATGACGAACAGGTCGGCCGCGTCCAGCCGCCGGTGCAGCGGCTCGCCGGGCGGGCACCAGCCCAGGAACGTCACCCGGTCGGCGACGCCGGCCCGCCGGGCCAGGTCCGCCAGGCGCGGCTGGTAGCGGCCGGTCCCCACGTGCGCGAGCCGCACCGGGCGGCCGGCGGCGGTCAGCCGGGCCAGCGCGTCGATCAGCACGTCCACGCCCTTGTACAGCTGGTCCATCGTGCCGACCGTGACGAGCGTGGCCTCGGTCCCCACCGGCACGGCGCCGCGCCGCGGCTGCGCGACGAAGGCGGTGGGCGGCAGGTCGATGCTGGACGCGGCCGTCGTCGGTACGCCGGGCCGGGCCGGGTAGCGCGACTGCAGATGCGCGCGGGTCACGTAGGACACCGCGACGGCGGCGGCGCACTCGTCGCGCAGCCGGGCGGCGAAGCGCCGGCGCAGCAGGGGCCGCAGCGGGTGACCGACGACCCCGGGCGCGAACACGTCGTACGGGTCGGCGACCACCTCCAGCCCGTACGGCAGGCGCCGGCGGTCGCGCCCGGCGGCCAGCAGGGTGCCGATCGCGGACGGGACGCGCAGGATCACCGCGTCCCGGTCGTCCGCGGCCTCGGCGACGGCCTCGGCGACCGCCCGCCGCGCCGCCAGGTACTGCCGCGGCCCGACGTAGTACGGCAGCGGCCACACCCCGACCCGGTCCCCGTCGACCCGGCGCGCGGTCTCGCCGGCGCGGTCGGTGTCCTGCACCCGGGCCACCACCCGCACCTCGTCGAACACGCTGAGGTAGCGGGTCCAGAACCCGTGGTCGGGCCCGTCGGGCGTCCACACCGCCCCGTCCGGGGTGCGGCGGAAGCGGGCCTCGGAGGTGACGACGACCCTCATCCGCGCCACCCGCCGGCCGCGACGTCCTCGATGATGTCCGCCACCCGGACGGCCGAGTCGCGGTTGTCGAACCGCTCCACCATCAGCCGGCGGGCCGCCCGCCCCCGCTCCGGCAGCCGGCCGGCCGTGAACTCCCGGTACGCGGCCGACAGCGCGTCGGTCAGCGCCGCCACGTCGTCCGTCGGGACGACCCAGCCGCAGCGCTCGTCGACGGTCTCGGGCAGGCCGCCGGCCTCGCTGACGATGCTCGGCACCGCCATCGCGCCCGCCTCGACGGCCGCCCCGTGGCTCTCGCCCAGCGACGGGCTCACGCTGACGTCGGCCGCGGCGTACCACGGCCGGACGTCCTCGATAGTCTCCAGCCAGGTGATGCCGGGGTCGCCGGCGACGCGGAACCGGTCGATCAGCTCGCGGCGGTGGGCCGCGCCCGCCTCGCCCCAGCCTCCGCCGACCACCAGCAGGTGCGCCCGCGGGTGCCGCTCGCGGAACCGGCGCCACGCCGGGAACAGCACGTCGTGGCCCTTGATCCCGCGGCCGGCGTTGATCAGCCGGATCGGCGGGTAGACGTAGGCGACCAGCACGGCCAGGAACGTGTCGTCGCCGATGCCCAGCTCGGCCCGGGCCTTCGCCCGCGCGTCCGCGTGCGCCCGCCGGTCGAAGTCGACGCCGTCGCCGGGTTCCGCCGGGACCGTCCAGTCCGGCCGGTGCCGGTCGGTGTTCACCCCGTACGTGGCCACCGGGCGCCGCCGGGGCGGGCAGCCCAGCTCCCCGTACCGCTCCGACGCGTGCCGGCAGCCGCAGATGACCACGTCGTCGAGGCGCCACAGCAGGCGCTCGAAGGGGCGGATCAGCGGGGACTCCAGGTACAGCGGCCCGGCGACCATGTGCACCCGGCGCAGCGCCATGCCGAGGGTGGCGAACCGGCCCGCGAACGCGGAGGCGAGCAGGTGGTAGTGCAGCACGTCCGGGGCGAGCCGGCGCAGCAGCCGCCGCAGGCCCAGCAGACCGCGCAGGCTGCCCGGGCCGACCCGGAAGTCGAACGGCGACTCCTCGACAGGTACGCCCCGCCGCCGCAACTCGGCCGTGAGCCGGCCCTCGCCGCCAGGCAGCACGACCACCACCTGGTGCCCGCGTCCGATCAGCTCCTGGACCTGCGGCAGGATCCACATTCCGCCGCTGTTGGTCTTGAGCAGCACGGCGACCCGCAGCCGCCGCGCGGCGGTGGGGCCGCCCCCGACGGCCGGCGTTCGCTCCGGCGTGGCGCGTCGTCGTGGCCGTCCTGTGGCGTCGGCGATCATCGAGCGGGTACCCCCTTCACAACGGTGTGCGGTGGGACGTCCCGGACGACGCAGGCGGCGGCGCCGACCGTGGCGTGGGCGCCGACGCGGCGGCCCTCCAGCACCACGGCCCCGGCGCCGACCAGCGCGCCGCTGTCGATGCGGCAGTTGCCCGAGACGGCGGCGAGGGGGTTGACCGAGACGAGGTCGCCGAGCACGCAGTCGTGCCCGACGGTGACGTTCTGGTTGAGGTGCACGTGCCGGCCCATGGTCACGTTCGTGGTGACCCGCGCCCCGGGGAAGACCAGCAGGCCCTCGCCGTGGCGGGCGTCGGGGCCGACCGTGGCGTCCGGGTGCACCAGGTCCGCCGCCGGCAGGCCGTACGCGTCGAGCCGCTCGACGACCGCGCGCCGGGCCGCCGGGGCCCCGATGCCCACCGCGACGTGGGTACGCGGCGGCAGCGCCGCGAGCACCGTCGTGGGGCCGAGGTACGCGTGCCCGAGCCGGGCGACCCGCTTGCGGTTGACGTCGCTGGGCGCGTCGTCGACGAAGCCGAGCACCCGCCAGGCCGGCCCGGCGGCGGACGCCCGGTTGACCGCCTCGATGATGCCGAGCACCTCCCGGCCGTGGCCGCCGCAACCGACCACGACGACGTCCGCGCTCATGCGGTACGCCCCTCGCCGGCCCCGACCCCGGCGCCGACCACGGCGGGCGCCCTGCTGCCGCGGAACTCGTGGGCCGTCACGCTGCCCGGCGCCGTGATGCCCTCCCGGCGCAGCACCACCACCACGGTCCGGGCGAGGATGCCTAGGTCCAGCAGGAAGCCGCGGTTGTCGACGTACCAGACGTCGTAGGCGAAGCGGCGGTCCCAGGTCAGCGCGTTGCGGCCGTTCACCTGCTGCAGGCCGGTCACGCCGGGGCGCACCTCGTGCCGGCGGAACTGCTGCGGGGTGTAGCGGTCGAGATAGGACGGCAGCAGCGGGCGCGGCCCGACCAGGCTCATGTCGCCGCGCAGCACGTTCCACAGGGTCGGCAGCTCGTCGAGGCTCGTCGCCCGCAGCCACGCGCCCAGCGGCGTGAGCCGGGCGGCGTCGGTGGCCGGCCCGTCGGTGTGTCCGGGAACCGTCATGGACCGGAACTTGACCAGGTCGAACAGCCGCGCGTGGCGGCCCGGGCGCGGCTGCCGAAACAGCACGGGCCGGCCCATCGTCACCATGATCGCGACGGCGACGGCGAGTATGACGGGCGTGGCCAGCACGAGGCACACGGCGGCGACGACGACGTCGAGGACGCGCTTGGCGCCCTCGTACGCGCGGCAAGCCGTCATCGGCGCCCCTCCAGGAACTCCTCGACGGCGGTGAACAGGCGGTCGGCGTCGCCGCCTGCCAACCCGGAGCCGCTGGGCAGCGAGACGCTCGTGGCGAAGAGCCGGTCGGCCGCCCCGGTGAGCGCGGCCGGCCGCCCCGCGTACACGGGCTGCCGGTGCATCGGCTTCCACATCGGACGGGTCTCGATGTCCCGGGCGGCCAGGTGCCGGCCGAGCTGCGCGGCGTCCCACCCGGCGGCGTCCGGGTCCACGACGAG is part of the Micromonospora olivasterospora genome and encodes:
- a CDS encoding sugar transferase, encoding MTACRAYEGAKRVLDVVVAAVCLVLATPVILAVAVAIMVTMGRPVLFRQPRPGRHARLFDLVKFRSMTVPGHTDGPATDAARLTPLGAWLRATSLDELPTLWNVLRGDMSLVGPRPLLPSYLDRYTPQQFRRHEVRPGVTGLQQVNGRNALTWDRRFAYDVWYVDNRGFLLDLGILARTVVVVLRREGITAPGSVTAHEFRGSRAPAVVGAGVGAGEGRTA
- a CDS encoding glycosyltransferase, with product MRVVVTSEARFRRTPDGAVWTPDGPDHGFWTRYLSVFDEVRVVARVQDTDRAGETARRVDGDRVGVWPLPYYVGPRQYLAARRAVAEAVAEAADDRDAVILRVPSAIGTLLAAGRDRRRLPYGLEVVADPYDVFAPGVVGHPLRPLLRRRFAARLRDECAAAVAVSYVTRAHLQSRYPARPGVPTTAASSIDLPPTAFVAQPRRGAVPVGTEATLVTVGTMDQLYKGVDVLIDALARLTAAGRPVRLAHVGTGRYQPRLADLARRAGVADRVTFLGWCPPGEPLHRRLDAADLFVMPSRTEGLPRALIEAMARGLPALGTSVGGIPELLAPEDLVPPGDPAALADAVAAMLGDPERLTAASGRNLARARAYSRDVLQPRREAFYRSVRDATTRKGLVRSR
- a CDS encoding glycosyltransferase, whose protein sequence is MIADATGRPRRRATPERTPAVGGGPTAARRLRVAVLLKTNSGGMWILPQVQELIGRGHQVVVVLPGGEGRLTAELRRRGVPVEESPFDFRVGPGSLRGLLGLRRLLRRLAPDVLHYHLLASAFAGRFATLGMALRRVHMVAGPLYLESPLIRPFERLLWRLDDVVICGCRHASERYGELGCPPRRRPVATYGVNTDRHRPDWTVPAEPGDGVDFDRRAHADARAKARAELGIGDDTFLAVLVAYVYPPIRLINAGRGIKGHDVLFPAWRRFRERHPRAHLLVVGGGWGEAGAAHRRELIDRFRVAGDPGITWLETIEDVRPWYAAADVSVSPSLGESHGAAVEAGAMAVPSIVSEAGGLPETVDERCGWVVPTDDVAALTDALSAAYREFTAGRLPERGRAARRLMVERFDNRDSAVRVADIIEDVAAGGWRG
- a CDS encoding NeuD/PglB/VioB family sugar acetyltransferase — protein: MSADVVVVGCGGHGREVLGIIEAVNRASAAGPAWRVLGFVDDAPSDVNRKRVARLGHAYLGPTTVLAALPPRTHVAVGIGAPAARRAVVERLDAYGLPAADLVHPDATVGPDARHGEGLLVFPGARVTTNVTMGRHVHLNQNVTVGHDCVLGDLVSVNPLAAVSGNCRIDSGALVGAGAVVLEGRRVGAHATVGAAACVVRDVPPHTVVKGVPAR